One region of Mangifera indica cultivar Alphonso chromosome 3, CATAS_Mindica_2.1, whole genome shotgun sequence genomic DNA includes:
- the LOC123210721 gene encoding heavy metal-associated isoprenylated plant protein 39-like — MAQKVVLKIMTMNDEKTKQKAIKAVADIYGVDSIEADTKEQKLTIIGEMDTIAIAKKLKKIGKMDIVSVGPAKEDKKDEKKEEFTL; from the exons ATGGCACAG AAGGTAGTGCTGAAGATCATGACCATGAATGATGAAAAAACAAAGCAGAAAGCCATAAAAGCTGTTGCTGACATTTATG GAGTAGATTCAATTGAAGCTGATACAAAGGAGCAGAAGCTGACCATTATAGGGGAAATGGATACAATTGCCATAGCAAAGAAACTGAAGAAAATAGGAAAGATGGACATTGTATCAGTTGGCCCAGCtaaagaagacaaaaaagatgaaaagaaagaaga GTTTACCCTTTGA